A region from the Inhella inkyongensis genome encodes:
- a CDS encoding TonB-dependent receptor encodes MKSSNGERQSFKISAITAGCLLALAAQGAQAQQAQAQQLDTVVVTGIRKGIEDAISVKKTKDNIVESISAEDIGKLPDHSIGESIARLPGLSAQRIGGRAQVISVRGLSPDFATTLLNGRELVSTGDNRSVEFDQYPSELLSGVVVYKTPDAALVGQGLSGTLDMQTVRPLNFKGRSVALNARLQRNALGAAANADADGNRFSVSYIDQTADRKLGFAIGYAHLETPVQENQVGIYEPWEIREDRVTVGLPANTMTTAGLKALRRTGYSERDGVMATLEYRPSREWTSVVDLFHTKAKQEDTANQLEIHIGGYNGSYPCTPNCAFTNVSVANNTLQSFSLSNVYPLVRGMYNRREDKISAFGWNNKVQVGDATVTADLSYSKANRDELSLENNTQRVPAPSLDNVTIQFRNNDFSRIALGGDYSNPANLFLRGTIYGSGYGKVPQVEDELTGFRLNGELPTPGLGLISELEFGLSYVDRSKVKKQPEGNINVGAQGDTAIGSEYQYGLVNLGFAGLGQIPSWNVPGAVARYMVFNPSSTDAAYKIAKSWAVDEATTTLYLRGNIDGNLGGLDVRGNAGVQLQRTKQSSDAIRLTNGGNPQPVTDSKTVTDFLPSLNLAFGLGNDQTLRLGLARQVARPRVDQLRSAIEFGVADNPNAQGVRTVGGDGGNTQLDPWRANAFDLSYEKYFGTKAYVAAAYFYKDLKSYIYKQINPNYDFSKFVVGVPQIPGSTIATTGNYSAPANGEGGRLSGFELSASMPLELVTPALKGFGVVASASFNSSGIEIKDPESGSSVGNGNIELPGLSKRVYNLTAYYENAGFELRVSQRKRSDFIGEIGNFNGNRTLRYVVGEDILDAQIGYNFGEGMFKGLGLLLQVNNLNDASYRTYFAGQKDKPLEFIKWGRSYMLGMTYKF; translated from the coding sequence ATGAAGAGTTCGAACGGCGAGCGCCAGTCATTCAAGATCAGCGCCATCACGGCGGGTTGCCTGTTGGCTCTGGCGGCTCAGGGCGCCCAGGCCCAACAGGCACAGGCCCAGCAGCTCGACACCGTGGTGGTCACCGGCATCCGCAAGGGCATCGAGGACGCGATCTCGGTCAAGAAGACCAAGGACAACATCGTCGAATCGATCTCGGCCGAGGACATTGGCAAGCTGCCGGATCACAGCATCGGCGAGTCCATCGCCCGCTTGCCGGGTCTGTCGGCGCAGCGCATTGGTGGCCGGGCTCAGGTCATCAGTGTGCGGGGTCTCTCGCCCGATTTCGCAACCACCCTGCTCAACGGCCGGGAACTGGTGAGCACGGGCGACAACCGCAGCGTGGAGTTCGACCAGTACCCCTCGGAACTGCTCAGCGGTGTGGTGGTCTACAAGACCCCGGATGCCGCACTGGTGGGTCAGGGCCTGTCCGGCACCTTGGACATGCAAACGGTGCGTCCGCTGAATTTCAAAGGTCGCTCGGTGGCCCTGAATGCTCGCCTGCAGCGCAATGCGCTGGGCGCCGCCGCCAACGCGGATGCCGACGGCAACCGCTTCAGCGTGAGCTACATCGACCAGACCGCAGACCGCAAGCTGGGCTTTGCCATCGGCTACGCGCACCTTGAGACGCCGGTCCAGGAAAACCAAGTCGGCATCTACGAGCCCTGGGAAATTCGTGAAGACCGTGTCACCGTGGGATTGCCCGCCAACACCATGACGACGGCCGGCCTCAAGGCCCTGCGCCGCACCGGGTACAGCGAGCGGGATGGGGTGATGGCCACGTTGGAATACCGTCCGTCGCGGGAGTGGACCAGCGTGGTGGATCTGTTCCACACCAAGGCCAAGCAAGAGGACACGGCCAATCAGTTGGAGATCCACATCGGCGGCTACAACGGCAGCTACCCCTGCACGCCGAACTGTGCGTTCACCAACGTGAGCGTCGCCAACAACACGCTGCAAAGCTTCTCGCTCTCCAACGTCTACCCCTTGGTGCGCGGCATGTACAACCGCCGCGAGGACAAGATCTCGGCCTTTGGCTGGAACAACAAGGTTCAGGTGGGCGACGCCACGGTGACGGCCGACCTGAGTTACTCGAAAGCCAACCGGGATGAGCTCAGCCTGGAGAACAACACCCAGCGCGTGCCGGCGCCTTCACTGGACAACGTGACGATCCAGTTCCGCAACAACGACTTCTCGCGCATTGCGCTGGGCGGTGATTACTCCAATCCGGCCAATCTGTTCTTGCGCGGCACCATCTATGGTTCGGGCTACGGCAAGGTGCCGCAGGTCGAAGACGAGCTCACGGGCTTCCGGCTCAACGGCGAGTTGCCCACCCCGGGTCTGGGCTTGATCAGTGAGCTGGAGTTCGGTCTGTCCTATGTGGACCGCTCCAAGGTCAAGAAGCAGCCCGAGGGCAACATCAATGTGGGCGCTCAGGGCGACACGGCGATAGGCTCGGAGTACCAGTACGGCTTGGTCAACCTGGGCTTTGCCGGCCTGGGTCAGATTCCGTCCTGGAACGTGCCGGGGGCCGTGGCCCGCTACATGGTGTTCAACCCCAGCAGCACCGATGCGGCCTACAAGATCGCCAAGTCCTGGGCAGTGGATGAGGCCACCACCACGCTCTATCTGCGCGGCAACATCGACGGCAACTTGGGCGGCCTAGATGTGCGTGGCAACGCGGGCGTCCAACTGCAGCGCACCAAGCAATCATCCGATGCGATTCGCCTGACCAACGGCGGTAACCCGCAGCCGGTCACCGACAGCAAGACGGTCACCGACTTCCTGCCCAGCTTGAACTTGGCTTTTGGCCTGGGCAATGACCAGACCCTGCGTCTGGGTCTGGCCCGTCAAGTGGCACGTCCGCGTGTCGACCAACTGCGTTCGGCCATCGAGTTCGGCGTGGCCGACAACCCCAACGCCCAGGGTGTGCGCACCGTGGGCGGCGACGGCGGCAATACTCAGCTCGACCCCTGGCGTGCCAATGCCTTTGACCTGTCCTATGAGAAGTACTTCGGCACCAAGGCCTATGTGGCGGCGGCCTACTTCTACAAGGATCTGAAGAGCTACATCTACAAGCAGATCAACCCGAATTACGACTTCTCGAAGTTCGTTGTCGGCGTCCCGCAGATTCCGGGCAGCACCATCGCCACCACGGGCAACTATTCGGCGCCCGCCAATGGTGAAGGCGGCCGTCTGTCGGGCTTCGAGTTGTCGGCTTCGATGCCCTTGGAGTTGGTGACGCCCGCACTCAAGGGCTTCGGTGTGGTGGCAAGTGCCAGCTTCAACAGCAGTGGCATCGAGATCAAGGATCCCGAGAGTGGCTCCAGCGTGGGCAACGGCAATATCGAGCTGCCGGGTCTGTCCAAGCGGGTTTACAACCTGACGGCCTACTATGAGAACGCCGGCTTCGAGCTGCGTGTGAGCCAGCGCAAGCGCTCCGATTTCATCGGTGAGATCGGCAACTTCAATGGCAACCGCACGCTGCGCTATGTGGTGGGCGAGGACATCCTGGACGCTCAGATTGGCTACAACTTCGGCGAGGGCATGTTCAAGGGTCTGGGCTTGCTGCTCCAGGTCAACAACTTGAACGATGCGTCCTATCGCACCTACTTCGCTGGCCAGAAGGACAAGCCGCTGGAGTTCATCAAGTGGGGCCGCAGCTATATGCTGGGCATGACCTACAAGTTCTGA
- a CDS encoding substrate-binding periplasmic protein, translating into MKIWQVTGWIAWGLLGACGAAWVQAQPGPTGATASCKTLKASGNPQYPPYLWPDPVQEGQLVGANADLMAWLGKELGVTIEVRHVGSWGRVQEEMRAGRLDLIAGAFFTLPRTEYMDYVHPPFRETRSVVLVREAKPFDYQRWTDLVPRAGLTVINNSFGEAFDRFAADKLRISKTPTLEQAMGMLALGRADYLLYEDSPAEAYMARMNVRGVKLLSPPVAQEQLYVTLSHRSECNTPELRGALARAMFKLQREKLMPDFVRAGVLRWQKEGAAVSAAPNKP; encoded by the coding sequence ATGAAAATTTGGCAAGTCACGGGCTGGATCGCATGGGGTCTGTTGGGTGCCTGTGGAGCTGCGTGGGTGCAGGCGCAACCGGGGCCGACCGGCGCGACTGCAAGCTGTAAAACCCTCAAGGCCTCTGGCAATCCGCAGTACCCACCCTATCTGTGGCCGGATCCCGTCCAGGAGGGGCAGTTGGTGGGTGCCAATGCCGACTTGATGGCCTGGTTGGGCAAGGAGCTGGGTGTGACCATCGAGGTCCGTCATGTCGGCTCCTGGGGGCGGGTGCAGGAAGAGATGCGTGCTGGCCGCCTGGATCTGATTGCTGGCGCCTTCTTCACGCTACCGCGCACCGAGTACATGGACTATGTGCATCCACCCTTCCGCGAAACGCGCTCGGTGGTGCTGGTGCGCGAGGCCAAGCCGTTTGACTATCAGCGCTGGACCGATCTGGTCCCACGTGCTGGCCTGACGGTGATCAACAACAGCTTTGGCGAAGCTTTTGATCGTTTTGCGGCGGACAAGCTGCGCATCAGCAAGACCCCGACGCTGGAGCAGGCCATGGGCATGCTGGCGCTGGGGCGGGCGGACTATCTGCTCTACGAGGACAGCCCAGCCGAGGCTTATATGGCGCGCATGAATGTGCGCGGCGTCAAGTTGCTCTCGCCCCCGGTGGCGCAGGAGCAGCTCTATGTGACCCTCTCGCACCGCAGCGAGTGCAACACGCCCGAGCTACGCGGCGCGCTGGCGCGGGCGATGTTCAAGCTGCAGCGGGAGAAGCTGATGCCTGACTTTGTGCGGGCGGGCGTGCTGCGCTGGCAAAAGGAAGGGGCGGCTGTGAGCGCCGCACCGAACAAGCCTTAA
- a CDS encoding aldo/keto reductase codes for MTHTLGQTGLRVSPLGFGAMHFDSLEDEAEVGRLLGGVLDLGLSLIDTARGYGRSEERIGRHLAHRRHEFVLSTKFGYGVDGIPDWTYDCIVHGVERTLRLMRTEVIDIGHLHSCPLEVLERGEVSRALQDCVRAGKLRVAAYSGENAELAHALADPGMGSVQCSLGLVDRANASLIGDTHKGVIIKRALGGRPWARARRPDDFCEGQYWDRWQALALPPEALDQLDWDELALRWVAEQPGVDALLLGSRSLGHLAQAQAALAKGPLPTDLREALDAAWQPLGCRWPGLI; via the coding sequence GTGACGCACACGCTCGGTCAGACGGGCTTGCGCGTCAGCCCGCTGGGTTTTGGCGCCATGCACTTCGACAGCCTGGAGGACGAGGCCGAGGTCGGCCGCCTGCTGGGCGGCGTGCTCGACCTCGGACTGAGTTTGATCGACACCGCACGCGGCTATGGCCGCAGCGAAGAACGCATCGGCCGCCATCTGGCGCATCGGCGGCACGAGTTCGTGCTCTCGACCAAGTTCGGCTATGGCGTCGACGGCATCCCGGACTGGACCTATGACTGCATCGTCCACGGGGTGGAGCGCACGCTGCGCCTGATGCGCACCGAGGTGATCGACATCGGTCATCTGCACAGCTGCCCGCTGGAGGTGCTGGAGCGCGGCGAAGTCAGCCGCGCGCTGCAGGACTGCGTGCGCGCCGGCAAGCTGCGCGTGGCGGCCTACTCGGGCGAAAACGCCGAGCTGGCCCATGCCTTGGCAGACCCTGGCATGGGCAGCGTGCAATGCAGCCTGGGCCTGGTGGACCGCGCCAATGCCAGCCTGATCGGCGACACCCACAAGGGTGTGATCATCAAGCGGGCGCTGGGCGGCCGCCCTTGGGCCCGGGCCAGGCGACCGGATGACTTCTGCGAAGGCCAGTACTGGGACCGCTGGCAAGCGTTGGCCCTGCCGCCCGAAGCGCTTGATCAGCTAGATTGGGACGAGCTGGCGCTGCGCTGGGTGGCAGAGCAGCCGGGCGTCGATGCGCTGCTGCTGGGCAGTCGCAGCCTCGGCCATTTGGCCCAAGCCCAGGCCGCATTGGCCAAAGGTCCGCTGCCGACCGATCTGCGCGAGGCCCTGGATGCCGCTTGGCAGCCCCTGGGCTGCCGCTGGCCCGGCTTGATATAG
- the malG gene encoding maltose ABC transporter permease MalG, whose amino-acid sequence MAIVQSRNQKWRTIAAHAFLWVLIALTLFPLLAVVSISLRPGNFATGSLIPTEISLEHWKLALGISFQGPDGALVQPPFPVLRWLWNSIKVATISAALIVMISTTAAYAFARLKFPFKGGLLSSMLLLQMFPVVLALVAIFAIFETIGAYIPWLGVETHAGLIVAYLGGVATHIWTIKGYFETIPVEIEENAKVDGATHWQAFRHVLLPMAVPILVVVFVLAFIGTIIDYPVASVLLREESNLTLAVGSKYYLNDQRFLWGDFAAAAVLSGLPITLVFLAAQRWIVSGLTAGGVKG is encoded by the coding sequence ATGGCGATTGTTCAAAGCAGGAACCAGAAATGGCGCACGATCGCCGCCCACGCCTTTTTGTGGGTGCTGATCGCCCTCACGCTGTTCCCGCTGCTGGCGGTGGTCAGCATTTCGCTGCGGCCGGGCAACTTCGCCACCGGCAGCCTGATCCCCACCGAGATCAGCCTGGAGCACTGGAAGCTGGCGCTGGGTATTTCCTTCCAGGGGCCGGACGGGGCGCTGGTGCAACCGCCCTTCCCCGTGCTGCGCTGGCTGTGGAACTCGATCAAGGTGGCCACCATTTCGGCCGCGCTGATCGTGATGATCTCCACCACCGCCGCCTACGCCTTTGCGCGCCTGAAGTTCCCGTTCAAGGGCGGGCTGCTCTCCAGCATGCTGCTGCTGCAGATGTTCCCGGTGGTGCTGGCGCTGGTCGCGATCTTTGCCATCTTCGAAACCATCGGCGCCTACATCCCCTGGCTGGGTGTGGAGACGCATGCCGGCCTGATCGTGGCCTATCTGGGCGGCGTGGCCACCCACATCTGGACCATCAAGGGCTATTTCGAAACCATCCCCGTCGAGATCGAAGAGAACGCCAAGGTCGATGGCGCCACGCACTGGCAGGCCTTTCGCCATGTGCTGCTGCCGATGGCGGTGCCCATCCTGGTGGTGGTCTTCGTGCTGGCCTTCATCGGCACCATCATTGACTACCCCGTGGCCTCGGTACTGCTGCGTGAAGAGAGCAATCTGACCCTGGCGGTGGGCTCCAAGTACTACCTCAACGACCAGCGCTTTCTGTGGGGCGATTTCGCCGCCGCCGCAGTGCTGTCGGGCCTGCCCATCACCCTGGTCTTTCTGGCGGCACAACGCTGGATCGTCTCTGGCCTGACCGCCGGCGGGGTCAAGGGGTGA
- the malF gene encoding maltose ABC transporter permease MalF yields the protein MNAATLPRPAPSGLPAWGRWLLVATTALAGVAALYLVFTVVATGQVLLGLGLLLLFASAFVVYGTNVSFAYRYLFPGVAGMLLFVAFPLLYTAQLGFTNYSSSNLLTEERSRDYLLKQTAHNEDEALISELHADGQEFRLVLRRSADGAPAYVSGPLALRSAKLPPVIAMKTPAAASFAVQQPLDLRAVLEHRSVLRQLALQLPDGPGPTLHYVGVRAFAPQQPVWTANPDGSVTETATGTRYAPNRDSGFFENAAGERLQPGFKVTVGWKNYARLFGDADFRGPFVSIFIWTVVFALLTVVFTTAVGMGLAVLLNWEGLRFRTAYRTLLFLPYAVPGFISILVFKGLFNQNFGEINAILDALFGIKPAWFADPFLAKTMILIVNTWLGYPYIMLICTGLLKAIPADLYEASALAGAGPLTNFFKITAPQIVKPLMPLLVSAFAFNFNNFVLIALLTDGRPDFLNTKLPAGQTDILVSYTYRIAFRDSGQDFGLAAAISTLIFVLVAVLSIINLRLTRANQGAK from the coding sequence ATGAACGCCGCCACCCTGCCCCGCCCTGCCCCATCCGGCCTGCCCGCCTGGGGCCGCTGGCTGCTCGTGGCCACGACCGCGTTGGCTGGCGTGGCCGCGCTCTACCTCGTCTTCACTGTGGTGGCCACGGGCCAGGTCCTGCTGGGTCTGGGCCTGCTGCTGCTGTTTGCCAGCGCCTTCGTCGTCTATGGCACCAACGTCAGCTTCGCCTACCGCTACCTGTTCCCCGGCGTGGCCGGCATGCTGCTGTTCGTAGCCTTCCCGCTGCTCTACACGGCGCAGCTGGGCTTCACCAACTACTCCAGCAGCAACCTGCTGACCGAGGAGCGCTCGCGCGACTACCTGCTCAAGCAGACCGCCCACAACGAAGACGAGGCGCTGATCAGCGAGCTGCACGCTGACGGCCAGGAGTTCCGCCTGGTCCTGCGGCGCTCGGCAGACGGCGCACCTGCCTATGTCTCAGGCCCGCTCGCCTTGCGCAGCGCCAAGTTGCCCCCCGTCATTGCGATGAAGACGCCGGCCGCGGCCAGCTTTGCAGTGCAACAGCCGCTGGACCTGAGGGCGGTGCTCGAGCACCGCAGCGTGCTGCGCCAGCTGGCCCTGCAGCTTCCGGATGGCCCCGGCCCCACCCTGCACTACGTCGGCGTGCGCGCCTTTGCCCCGCAGCAGCCGGTGTGGACGGCCAACCCGGACGGCTCCGTCACCGAAACCGCCACCGGCACCCGCTACGCCCCGAATCGCGACAGCGGCTTTTTCGAGAACGCCGCAGGCGAGCGCCTGCAGCCCGGGTTCAAGGTGACGGTGGGCTGGAAAAACTACGCGCGCCTCTTTGGCGACGCCGACTTCCGCGGCCCCTTTGTGTCCATCTTCATCTGGACCGTGGTGTTCGCGCTGCTGACCGTGGTCTTCACCACCGCGGTGGGCATGGGCCTGGCGGTGTTGCTGAACTGGGAGGGTCTGCGCTTTCGCACCGCCTACCGCACCCTGCTCTTCCTGCCTTATGCCGTGCCGGGCTTCATCTCCATCCTGGTCTTCAAGGGCCTGTTCAACCAGAACTTCGGCGAGATCAACGCGATCCTGGATGCCCTGTTCGGCATCAAGCCGGCTTGGTTTGCCGACCCCTTCCTGGCCAAGACCATGATCCTGATCGTCAACACCTGGCTGGGCTACCCCTACATCATGCTGATCTGCACCGGGTTGCTGAAAGCCATCCCGGCGGACCTGTATGAGGCCAGTGCGCTGGCCGGCGCCGGGCCGCTGACGAACTTCTTCAAGATCACCGCACCGCAGATCGTCAAGCCGCTGATGCCCCTGCTGGTGAGTGCCTTCGCGTTCAACTTCAACAACTTCGTACTGATCGCACTGCTGACCGACGGCCGGCCCGACTTCCTCAACACCAAGCTGCCAGCCGGGCAGACCGACATCCTGGTCTCCTACACCTACCGCATCGCCTTCCGCGATTCGGGCCAGGACTTCGGCCTCGCCGCGGCGATCTCGACGCTGATCTTTGTGCTGGTGGCGGTGCTTTCGATCATCAACTTGCGGCTCACCCGCGCCAACCAGGGAGCGAAGTGA
- the malE gene encoding maltose/maltodextrin ABC transporter substrate-binding protein MalE, with the protein MTLVLALLLGATPLAAEPLKLLVWINGDKGYNGLQRVGDAFTKISGVKVDVQHPEGAPEKFQQAVGAGKGPDIFCWPHDRVGEWAKAGLIVPLRPPKAIRDEIEPTAWDAFRYNGKLWGYPLAIEANGLIYNKHLVATPPASFDEVIALDAKLVPMGKKAILWDFNKSFFSWPMLAGAGGFVFAKNAKGDFDATQVGVNTPGAIKGAEMLGQLVKTGVMPKGARYAEMEAGFARGQVAMMVSGPWAWDNAKRAKINFGVAPIPAVVPGQPSQSFVGVLGCMVSASSKLEDVAREFLENHLLRPEQLKVINADVPLGVPANKTFYAELAADPNIRATMENARTGRAVPNIPEVGRFWTAMDAALEAITNGLQSPKDALDGAAARMKVVR; encoded by the coding sequence ATGACTTTGGTTCTTGCTTTGCTGCTTGGCGCTACCCCGCTGGCAGCCGAGCCGCTCAAGTTGCTGGTCTGGATCAACGGCGACAAGGGCTACAACGGCCTGCAGCGCGTGGGGGACGCCTTCACCAAGATCAGCGGTGTCAAGGTCGACGTTCAGCACCCCGAGGGCGCTCCGGAAAAGTTCCAGCAGGCGGTAGGCGCCGGCAAGGGACCGGACATTTTCTGCTGGCCGCATGACCGCGTGGGCGAATGGGCCAAGGCTGGCCTGATCGTGCCGCTGCGCCCGCCCAAGGCGATCCGCGACGAGATTGAGCCCACCGCCTGGGACGCCTTTCGCTACAACGGCAAGCTCTGGGGCTATCCCCTGGCCATCGAGGCCAATGGCCTGATCTACAACAAGCACCTGGTGGCCACGCCGCCGGCCAGCTTTGACGAGGTCATCGCGCTCGACGCCAAACTCGTCCCAATGGGCAAGAAGGCCATCCTGTGGGACTTCAACAAGAGCTTCTTCAGCTGGCCCATGCTGGCCGGCGCCGGCGGCTTCGTGTTCGCCAAGAACGCCAAAGGCGACTTTGACGCCACCCAGGTCGGCGTCAACACCCCCGGTGCCATCAAGGGCGCCGAAATGCTGGGCCAGCTCGTTAAGACCGGCGTGATGCCCAAGGGTGCGCGCTATGCGGAGATGGAAGCGGGTTTTGCGCGTGGCCAGGTGGCCATGATGGTCTCAGGCCCCTGGGCCTGGGACAACGCCAAGCGCGCCAAGATCAATTTCGGCGTGGCCCCCATTCCCGCCGTGGTGCCCGGCCAACCGAGCCAAAGCTTTGTCGGCGTGCTGGGCTGCATGGTCAGCGCCAGCTCCAAGCTCGAAGACGTGGCGCGCGAGTTCCTGGAGAACCACCTGCTTCGTCCCGAGCAGCTCAAGGTCATCAACGCCGACGTGCCCCTGGGCGTGCCCGCCAACAAGACCTTCTATGCCGAGCTGGCAGCCGACCCCAACATCCGCGCCACCATGGAAAACGCCCGCACCGGCCGCGCCGTGCCCAACATCCCTGAAGTGGGCCGCTTCTGGACCGCGATGGACGCGGCGCTGGAGGCGATCACGAACGGCCTGCAATCTCCCAAGGATGCGCTCGACGGCGCCGCCGCGCGCATGAAAGTCGTCCGATGA
- a CDS encoding ABC transporter ATP-binding protein, whose translation MADVQFSAVNKSYGDVRILHGIDLQIRDGEFMVFVGPSGCGKSTLLRTIAGLEDISGGELRIGGRRVNDVPPAERGIAMVFQSYALYPHMNLFDNMAFGLKLAKVPKAEIERSVRQAAKVLHIDHLLDRKPKDLSGGQRQRVAIGRAIVRKPQVFLFDEPLSNLDAALRVRMRYEFAKLHEELKTTMVYVTHDQVEAMTLADRIVVLNAGRIEQVGSPLELYEHPRNLFVAGFIGSPKMNFIEGELLSGTELMALVRLGSGATLELHVDASRAKPGDKVTLGVRPEHFTLHAAESNMLHATVTFVESLGGATFAYCAFPGVEDALTCEFDGRSRIRAGNDLKLHLPADMGYLFDAAGMAFPRLGA comes from the coding sequence ATGGCCGATGTGCAGTTCAGTGCAGTGAACAAGTCTTATGGGGATGTGCGCATCCTGCACGGAATTGATCTGCAGATCCGCGATGGCGAGTTCATGGTGTTTGTCGGCCCCTCGGGCTGCGGCAAGAGCACCCTGCTGCGCACCATCGCCGGCTTGGAGGACATCAGTGGGGGCGAGCTGCGCATCGGCGGCCGCCGGGTCAATGACGTCCCCCCAGCCGAGCGCGGCATCGCCATGGTGTTCCAGAGCTACGCGCTCTACCCGCACATGAATCTGTTCGACAACATGGCCTTCGGCCTGAAGTTGGCCAAAGTGCCCAAGGCCGAGATCGAGCGCTCGGTGCGCCAAGCGGCCAAGGTGCTGCACATCGATCATCTGCTGGATCGCAAGCCCAAGGACCTGAGCGGCGGGCAACGCCAGCGCGTGGCCATTGGCCGCGCCATCGTGAGGAAGCCGCAGGTCTTTCTGTTTGATGAACCGCTCTCCAACCTCGATGCCGCCCTGCGCGTGCGCATGCGCTACGAGTTCGCCAAGCTGCACGAAGAACTCAAGACCACCATGGTCTATGTGACTCACGACCAGGTCGAGGCCATGACCTTGGCCGATCGCATCGTGGTGTTGAACGCCGGGCGCATCGAGCAGGTAGGCAGTCCGCTGGAGCTCTACGAGCATCCGCGCAATCTGTTTGTGGCCGGCTTCATCGGCAGCCCCAAGATGAACTTCATCGAAGGTGAGCTGCTCAGTGGCACCGAGTTGATGGCTCTGGTGCGTCTGGGCAGCGGCGCAACCCTGGAGCTGCACGTAGACGCCAGCCGCGCCAAGCCAGGCGACAAGGTGACCCTGGGTGTGCGGCCCGAGCACTTCACCCTGCATGCAGCGGAAAGCAACATGCTGCATGCCACCGTGACCTTTGTGGAATCGCTGGGCGGCGCCACCTTTGCCTACTGCGCCTTCCCCGGCGTGGAAGACGCCCTGACCTGCGAATTCGACGGCCGCTCGCGCATCCGCGCCGGCAACGACCTGAAGCTGCACCTGCCGGCCGACATGGGCTATTTGTTCGACGCCGCCGGCATGGCGTTCCCGCGCCTGGGGGCATGA